One Panicum virgatum strain AP13 chromosome 9K, P.virgatum_v5, whole genome shotgun sequence genomic region harbors:
- the LOC120652501 gene encoding guanine nucleotide exchange factor SPIKE 1-like isoform X2, producing the protein MSGGGSTLLAFSPPPSRPQVGAAGGSGGTRAAPVASRARLPRPDLGRAREILSSGFETSFAPVTAMEPAAAAAGEGQRFKRIPRQAWSGNLELDPLLNENLDQWPHLNELVQCYKADFVKDDGKYGRYESVAPPSFQNQIFEGPDTDIETELQLGNDRHSKPEDATEDDTPSTSGRQIYETEPSASSSKVHCSLSPLPAYEPAFDWENERSLIFGQRVPESLPAISNRFLHGLKITVKVLSLSFQAGLVEPFSGTICLYNRDRREKLSEDFYFHLLPTDMLDSQISLDRRGVFSLDAPSPSVCLLIQLEKAATEEGGVTPSVYSRKEPVHLTDKEKQKLQVWSRIMPYKESFAWAMIPLFEGNHAGGLGDAASPSSPLAPSISGSSSQDSIVDPISKLTLDGKLNHYSSGSSVIVEISNLNKVKESYIEDSLHDPKRKVHKPVKGVLRLEVEKLHDGHNDVDNVSEGGSMANDLKDGDLNNGRCSRSSFDGLRTSLNSSAAAQKYAHHNGKTSSADNGDNFQAFDFRTMTRSEPFSQLFHCLYVYPLTVSLSRKRNLFIRVELRKDDSDIRKPPLEAVHPRERNTMLQKWGHTQIAVGTRMASYHDEVKISLPALLTPQHHLVFTFFHVDLQMKLEAPKPVIVGYSVLPLSTHIQLLSDVSLPILRELVPHYLQESGKERMDYLEDGKTVFRLRLRLCSSLFPVNERIRDFFVEYDRHTLHTSPPWGSELLEAINSLKNVESTALLQFLQPILNMLLHLIGDGGETLQVAAFRAMVNILTRVQQESSDGAERNRFLINYVDFAFDDFGDRQAPVYPGLSTVWGSLARSKAKGYRVGPVYDDVLAMAWFFLELIVKSMGLEQSRLFYHNLPLGEDVPPLQLKEGVFRCIMQLFDCLLTEVHERCKKGLSLAKRLNSTLAFFCYDLLSIIEPRQVFELVSLYMDKFAGVCQSVLHDCKLTFLQIICDHDLFVEMPGRDPSDRNYLSSVLIQEIFLTLDHDDLSQRAKAARILVVLLCKHEFDARYQKSEDKLYIAQLYFPLIGQILDEMPVFYNLNAVEKREVLVVILQIIRNLDDATLIKAWQQSIARTRLFFKLLEECITHFEHNKTGDSMLLGASSRSPEVERPASPKYSERLSPSVNAYLSEASRHEIRGTPENGYMWNRVSPQLSSPNQPYSLREALAQAQSSRIGSTARALRESLHPVLRQKLELWEENLSTAVSLEVLGITDKFSVAAGTRSITTDYAKLDCITSILMGLLSRSQPLAFWKAFLPVVYNIFNLHGATLMARENDRFLKQIAFHLLRLAVFRNDSIRKRAVVGLQILVRNSFNYFKNTTRLRVMLTITLSELMSDVQVTQMKSDGSLEESGEARRLRKSLEEMADVRSKDLLKDCGLPVNALEAAPEGSSDNRWSWVEVKHLSKCLVQALDAGLEHALLGSVVTVDRYAAAEGFYKLAMAYAPVPDLHIMWLLHLCDAHQEMQSWAEAAQCAVGVAGVIMQALVGRNDAVWSKEHVSSLRKICPIVSADVCAEASAAEVEGYGASKLTVDSAVKYLQLANKLFAQAELYHFCASIQELIIPVYKSRRSYGQLAKCHTSLTNIYESILEQEASPIPFIDATYYRVGFYGERFGKLNKKEYVFRELRDVRLGDIMEKLSHIYEAKMDGNHTLHIIPDSRQVNADELQPGVCYLQITAVDPVREDEDLGSRRERIFSLSTGTVRARVFDRFLFDTPFTKNGKTQGGLEDQWKRRTVLQTEGSFPALVNRLLVTKSESLEFSPVENAIGMIETRTAALRNELEEPRSSEGDQLPRLQSLQRILQGSVAVQVNSGVLSVCTAFLSGEPATRLRSQELQQLIAALLEFMAVCKRAIRVHFRLIGEEDQEFHTQLVNGFQSLTAELSHYIPAILSEL; encoded by the exons ATGAGTGGCGGTGGTAGCACCCTCCTCGCCTTTTCTCCCCCGCCCTCTCGCCCTCAGGTTGGTGCAGCGGGTGGGAGTGGGGGAACTCGCGCTGCCCCCGTCGCTTCACGGGCACGCCTCCCTCGCCCGGATCTGGGCCGCGCGCGCGAGATCCTGAGCTCCGGGTTCGAGACTTCCTTTGCTCCG GTGACGGCGATGGAgcccgcggcggctgcggctggagAAGGGCAGCGGTTCAAGCGGATTCCGCGGCAGGCGTGGTCGGGGAACCTGGAGCTGGATCCACTG ctcaatgAAAACTTAGATCAGTGGCCACATCTAAATGAACTGGTACAGTGCTACAAGGCTGATTTTGTGAAGGATGACGGCAAGTATGGACGATACGAGAGTGTTGCACCACCATCTTTCCAGAATCAAATTTTTGAGGGACCTGATACTGACATAGAAACAG AGTTGCAGCTTGGCAACGATAGGCATTCCAAGCCTGAGGATGCTACTGAAGATGATACGCCAAGCACCTCAGGGAGGCAAATATATGAAACCGAACCATCTGCTTCATCGTCAAAAGTG CACTGTAGTCTGTCACCACTGCCAGCATATGAGCCTGCATTTGATTGGGAGAATGAGAGATCTTTGATATTTGGCCAAAGGGTTCCAGAAAGTCTCCCTGCAATTAGCAACAGGTTTCTTCA TGGCTTGAAGATAACTGTGAAGGTACTATCTTTGTCATTCCAAGCTGGATTAGTTG AGCCTTTCAGTGGAACGATTTGCTTGTACAACAGAGATAGAAGGGAAAAACTGTCAGAAGACTTCTATTTTCACCTACTTCCAACAGATATGCTGGAT TCTCAGATTTCCTTGGATCGCCGAGGTGTTTTCTCATTGGATGCCCCTTCACCATCAGTCTGCCTTTTGATTCAATTAGAAAAGGCTGCTACTGAAGAAGGGGGAGTAACACCTTCTGTTTATTCTCGTAAAGAGCCt GTGCACTTAACtgacaaagagaagcaaaaactGCAAGTCTGGTCTCGAATCATGCCTTATAAAGAGTCATTTGCATGGGCTATGATCCCTCTGTTTGAAGGTAACCATGCTGGTGGTCTTGGTGATGCTGCTTCTCCTAGCAGTCCTTTAGCACCGAGTATATCAGGATCAAGTTCTCAAGATAGTATTGTGGACCCTATTTCAAAGCTTACTTTAGATGGAAAACTCAACCATTACTCAAGTGGAAGCTCAGTTATTGTAGAGATATCAAACTTAAACaaagtgaaggaaagctatataGAGGACTCCCTCCAT GATCCAAAACGGAAAGTACATAAACCGGTGAAAGGTGTATTGAGACTAGAAGTGGAAAAACTTCATGACGGCCACAATGATGTGGATAATGTTTCTGAAGGCGGAAGCATGGCCAATGATTTGAAAGATGGTGACCTCAATAATGGCAGATGCAGCAGGAGTAGCTTTGATGGGCTCCGCACTTCTTTGAATTCTAGTGCTGCTGCCCAGAAATATGCTCATCACAATGGTAAAACTTCTAGTGCTGATAACGGTGACAAT TTTCAGGCTTTTGACTTTCGGACGATGACCCGAAGTGAACCATTTTCACAACTTTTTCATTGCCTCTATGTGTACCCATTGACTGTTAGCTTGAGCCGCAAACGAAACCTATTTATAAGAGTGGAACTAAGAAAGGATGATTCTGATATCCGTAAGCCTCCATTGGAG GCTGTTCATCCAAGGGAGCGGAACACAATGTTACAGAAGTGGGGCCATACACAGATCGCCGTTGGAACAAGAATGGCTTCCTACCATGATGAAGTTAAAATCAGTCTGCCTGCTCTTTTGACACCCCAACACCATCTTGTGTTCACTTTTTTCCATGTAGATCTCCAAATGAAACTTGAGGCACCAAAACCA GTGATTGTTGGGTATTCAGTACTTCCGTTGTCGACACATATTCA GTTACTTTCGGATGTATCCTTGCCAATTTTGAGAGAGCTCGTCCCACATTACCTGCAGGAAAGTGGAAAG GAGAGAATGGACTACCTGGAGGATGGAAAAACTGTTTTCAGGTTGCGTTTAAGGCTCTGCTCGTCATTGTTTCCAGTTAATGAAAGGATAAGAGACTTTTTTGTTGAGTATGACCGTCATACTCTACATACAAGCCCCCCTTGGGGTTCTGAGCTTCTCGAG GCCATAAATAGTTTGAAGAACGTCGAATCTACGGCATTGTTACAATTTCTGCAACCGATACTTAATATGTTGCTCCATCTTATTGGTGATGGCGGTGAGACCCTTCAG GTTGCTGCATTTCGAGCCATGGTTAACATTTTAACCCG GGTGCAGCAGGAGTCATCAGACGGGGCTGAGAGAAATAGGTTTCTTATTAACTATGTTGATTTTGCTTTCGATGACTTTGGTGATCGGCAAGCACCTGTGTATCCTGGTCTATCTACTGTTTGGGGAAGTCTTGCTCGGAGTAAG GCTAAAGGTTATAGAGTTGGTCCTGTATATGATGATGTATTGGCAATGGCTTGGTTTTTTCTGGAGCTTATTGTAAAGTCAATGGGCTTGGAACAAAGTCGTCTCTTCTACCACAACCTTCCATTAG GTGAAGATGTTCCACCTCTACAATTGAAAGAAGGTGTTTTCAGGTGCATCATGCAACTTTTTGATTGCCTTCTAACCGAGGTTCATGAGCGCTGTAAAAAAGGTTTAAGCTTGGCAAAGCGCTTGAACAGCACGCTTGCTTTCTTTTGCTACGATCTTTTATCAATTATTGAGCCTCGCCAAGTTTTTGAGCTG GTTTCGTTGTATATGGACAAGTTTGCCGGAGTTTGTCAGTCAGTCCTCCATGACTGCAAATTGACATTCCTGCAGATAATATGTGACCATGATCTATTTGTTGAGATGCCTGGGCGGGACCCCTCTGATAG AAACTATCTGTCGTCAGTTCTTATTCAAGAGATCTTTCTCACCTTGGACCATGATGATTTGTCTCAACGAGCAAAG GCTGCTCGAATTTTAGTAGTCCTTTTATGCAAGCATGAATTTGATGCACGTTATCAAAAAAGTGAAGACAAGCTGTACATTGCTCAGTTGTATTTTCCTCTTATAGGGCAG atccttgatgagatgcCTGTTTTCTATAATCTGAATGCTGTTGAAAAGCGTGAGGTGCTAGTTGTCATTTTGCAAATCATAAGGAACTTGGATGATGCAACTCTTATCAAAGCATGGCAACAGAGCATTGCTAGAACCAGATTGTTCTTCAAACTTCTTGAAGAGTGTATAACCCATTTTGAG CACAACAAAACCGGAGACAGCATGCTACTTGGTGCTAGTTCTCGGAGCCCTGAAGTTGAGCGTCCTGCGTCCCCAAAGTACTCGGAGCGATTATCCCCATCAGTTAATGCATATTTGTCAGAGGCATCAAGGCATGAAATAAGG GGAACACCAGAAAATGGATACATGTGGAATAGGGTTAGCCCTCAGCTAAGTTCTCCAAATCAACCGTATTCATTGAGGGAAGCACTTGCTCAAGCGCAATCTTCAAGAATTGGGTCAACGGCCAGGGCATTGAGAGAGTCTCTACATCCAGTACTACGACAAAAGTTG GAACTTTGGGAAGAAAATCTCAGCACTGCTGTGAGCCTGGAAGTGTTGGGAATAACTGATAAGTTTTCAGTTGCTGCGGGCACTCGTAGCATCACTACTGATTATGCTAAGCTAGATTGTATAACATCAATCTTAATGGGTCTTTTATCTAGGAGCCAGCCCTTGGCCTTTTGGAAAGCTTTCCTTCCTGTGGTCTATAATATATTTAATCTCCATGGTGCAACACTTATGGCAAGGGAGAATGACCGCTTCTTGAAGCAGATTGCTTTTCATCTTTTGCGGCTTGCTGTTTTCCGAAATGATTCAATTAGAAAAAGGGCTGTTGTTGGGCTGCAGATTCTTGTTAGG AACTCATTCAACTATTTCAAgaacactacaaggctgaggGTCATGTTGACAATTACTTTGTCAGAATTGATGTCTGATGTGCAAGTAACTCAGATGAAATCCGATGGTTCTCTTGAAGAAAGTGGTGAAGCTCGTCGCCTTAGGAAATCACTGGAGGAAATGGCTGATGTGAGAAGCAAGGATCTGTTAAAAGATTGCGGCCTCCCTGTTAATGCGTTGGAGGCTGCTCCTGAAGGTTCATCTGATAATAGGTGGTCCTGGGTAGAGGTGAAGCATCTGTCTAAATGTCTAGTCCAGGCCCTTGATGCTGGTCTGGAGCATGCCCTCTTG GGTTCTGTAGTAACTGTGGACAGGTATGCGGCCGCTGAGGGTTTCTATAAGCTAGCTATGGCCTATGCACCTGTTCCAGATCTTCACATTATGTGGTTGCTGCACCTGTGTGATGCACACCAGGAGATGCAATCATGGGCTGAAGCAGCACAATGTGCAGTTGGTGTAGCTGGTGTGATCATGCAG GCACTTGTTGGAAGGAATGATGCTGTGTGGAGCAAGGAGCATGTTTCTTCGCTGCGTAAGATTTGCCCTATAGTGAGTGCTGACGTTTGTGCAGAAGCCTCTGCAGCTGAAGTTGAGGGATATGGTGCATCCAAACTAACAGTGGATTCAGCTGTCAAGTATCTTCAACTTGCCAACAAACTCTTTGCACAAGCTGAACTCTACCATTTTTGTGCAAGCATCCAGGAACTCATCATTCCTGTGTATAAAAGCAGAAGGTCTTATGGACAGCTGGCCAAATGCCATACATCACTCACAAACATCTATGAGTCAATTCTTGAACAGGAAGCCAGTCCTATACCATTTATTGATGCCACATACTACCGAGTTGGTTTCTATGGTGAGCGTTTTGGCAAGCTCAATAAAAAGGAGTATGTGTTTAGAGAGCTGCGGGATGTACGTCTTGGTGACATTATGGAGAAGCTTAGCCATATATATGAGGCTAAAATGGATGGCAATCACACCTTACACATCATTCCAGACTCGAGACAAGTCAATGCTGATGAATTGCAACCTGGTGTCTGCTATTTACAGATCACTGCTGTTGATCCTGTGAGGGAGGATGAGGACTTGGGTAGCAGGAGGGAAAGGATCTTTTCTTTATCTACTGGTACTGTACGTGCACGTGTGTTTGACCGTTTTCTTTTTGACACACCATTCACAAAGAATGGAAAAACACAAGGTGGCTTAGAAGACCAATGGAAGAGACGCACAGTGCTTCAGACTGAGGGTTCATTTCCTGCTTTGGTGAACCGCCTGCTAGTTACCAAATCTGAATCTCTAGAGTTCTCTCCTGTTGAGAATGCGATTGGAATGATCGAAACAAGAACAGCTGCATTGAGAAATGAACTAGAAGAACCACGGAGTTCTGAAGGCGATCAACTACCAAGGCTTCAAAGCTTGCAAAGGATACTCCAAGGAAGTGTGGCTGTTCAG GTCAACAGTGGAGTGTTAAGTGTGTGCACTGCATTCTTATCCGGTGAGCCTGCGACCAGGCTCCGATCACAAGAACTGCAGCAGCTCATCGCTGCATTGCTTGAATTCATGGCTGTCTGCAAGCGCGCAATCAGAGTGCATTTCAGATTGATAGGCGAAGAAGACCAGGAATTCCACACCCAACTCGTCAATGGATTCCAGTCACTCACTGCTGAGCTGTCTCACTATATCCCTGCTATACTTTCAGAGCTATGA